One region of Vigna angularis cultivar LongXiaoDou No.4 chromosome 10, ASM1680809v1, whole genome shotgun sequence genomic DNA includes:
- the LOC128194434 gene encoding uncharacterized protein LOC128194434 → MKGAPSPDYLTAFFIYYEDGHCTEMLRKARSAWENVVRAEKDLRLGVMDDKINYHTWIWERVKKVKLPFKSIVHQLANEGPSQELESEEVKQLKIEMEELREKNARLEKELQTTRDDLVHMRNDKEEKAHAYEEMVKSQKAERVYTFQLKQDLVTASKKLAMRVKEKNATLEEGKQWRLLYEEAKRDKREALKRLREAQVQVEKAGHEMKEMALSFETDMNQERWKLAEAEEEHRSMIKQMEEYIEEQEERWRSLEFGERHHALIKQMKDHIAMQEEAVKHWKGSFSQLAMLANRAIEDIPKMVLDAEATTHFCNPPPEIMLFINHCKWLVGEMKAFIARVRK, encoded by the coding sequence ATGAAAGGGGCACCTTCACCGGACTATCTCACAGCATTTTTCATCTACTATGAAGATGGGCATTGCACTGAAATGCTGAGGAAAGCGAGAAGTGCTTGGGAAAATGTTGTGCGAGCAGAAAAGGATTTAAGACTAGGAGTGATGGAcgacaaaattaattatcacaCCTGGATCTGGGAAAGGGTAAAGAAAGTCAAATTGCCTTTCAAATCGATCGTTCATCAGCTAGCTAACGAAGGGCCATCCCAAGAACTAGAAAGCGAAGAGGTGAAGCAATTGAAAATAGAGATGGAAGAACTGAGGGAAAAGAACGCTAGGTTGGAAAAAGAATTACAAACTACGCGCGACGATCTTGTTCATATGAGgaatgataaagaagaaaaagcacACGCCTATGAAGAAATGGTCAAAAGTCAGAAGGCTGAAAGAGTTTATACATTCCAATTAAAACAGGACCTTGTAACCGCAAGCAAAAAGCTGGCCATGAGAGTAAAGGAAAAGAACGCAACATTAGAAGAGGGAAAACAATGGAGGCTCCTCTACGAAGAGGCTAAAAGAGATAAGCGAGAGGCTCTGAAGAGACTAAGAGAAGCGCAGGTTCAAGTAGAAAAGGCGGGACATGAGATGAAGGAAATGGCCTTGTCTTTTGAGACAGATATGAACCAAGAGCGTTGGAAGCTGGCAGAGGCCGAAGAAGAGCATCGCTCCATGATAAAGCAAATGGAGGAGTACATTGAAGAGCAAGAGGAACGGTGGAGGTCATTGGAGTTTGGAGAGAGGCATCATGCcttgataaaacaaatgaaagacCACATCGCGATGCAAGAAGAGGCTGTGAAGCATTGGAAGGGAAGTTTTTCCCAACTGGCTATGTTGGCGAACAGAGCAATTGAAGACATTCCTAAGATGGTGTTGGACGCCGAAGCCACGACCCACTTTTGTAACCCGCCTCCCGAGATAATGCTTTTTATTAACCATTGTA